In Desulfovibrio sp. 86, the following proteins share a genomic window:
- the rimI gene encoding ribosomal protein S18-alanine N-acetyltransferase: MSMSTGQAWRMRQLEACHAEKMSAIERECFTLPWSEEQCRAAFGQKAFAAFGLFNGECLEGYISIYHTEDELEILNLAVRPHMRRRGHGRRILRTVLRLARKMDIHRVLLEVRTGNRAAIALYESCGFKKVGRRRNYYADTGEDALVYRCELDSCQL, encoded by the coding sequence ATGAGCATGTCCACAGGGCAGGCATGGCGCATGCGGCAACTTGAAGCATGCCATGCCGAAAAAATGTCTGCTATAGAACGGGAGTGTTTTACGTTGCCCTGGTCTGAAGAGCAATGCCGTGCCGCCTTTGGGCAAAAGGCATTTGCGGCCTTTGGCCTGTTCAATGGCGAATGCCTCGAAGGCTATATTTCCATTTATCATACCGAGGATGAACTGGAAATACTCAATTTGGCGGTGCGGCCCCATATGCGCCGCCGTGGGCACGGAAGGCGCATTTTGCGCACTGTCTTGCGCCTGGCGCGTAAAATGGATATTCATAGAGTCTTGCTTGAAGTACGAACGGGGAACAGGGCTGCCATTGCCTTGTACGAGAGCTGCGGCTTCAAGAAAGTGGGACGACGTCGCAACTACTATGCCGACACGGGTGAAGACGCCCTTGTCTACCGATGTGAGCTTGACTCCTGTCAGCTTTAA
- a CDS encoding NUDIX hydrolase, whose product MKTIPYDCLKNPAQSLEVVDSNNAPLCIMAKEDVLRQCLPHRAVALLVRDRRGRALLTLGEQGWGFSSYGQVAAGMSCESSAQDILSREWSQEGGRLASLGLMPPSPSNGLTFLHLYTASLPRSIIKTRALARDRHLLVDQDEMKGLGSHFGDLLSPVMYAALEGGYLSHF is encoded by the coding sequence ATGAAAACAATTCCTTATGACTGCCTGAAAAATCCGGCACAAAGCCTTGAAGTGGTGGACAGCAACAATGCGCCCCTGTGCATCATGGCGAAAGAAGATGTTTTGCGCCAATGCCTGCCGCACCGTGCCGTGGCGCTGCTTGTCCGCGACAGACGGGGGCGCGCCCTGCTGACCTTGGGCGAACAGGGCTGGGGATTTTCGTCATACGGCCAGGTTGCAGCCGGGATGTCGTGCGAGAGCAGCGCACAGGATATCCTGTCTCGGGAATGGAGCCAGGAGGGCGGCCGCCTTGCCAGTCTGGGGCTCATGCCGCCCTCGCCCAGCAATGGCCTAACCTTTCTTCACCTGTATACGGCCAGCCTGCCGCGTTCCATCATTAAAACCAGGGCCCTGGCACGCGACAGGCACCTGCTGGTGGATCAGGATGAGATGAAAGGATTGGGTTCCCACTTTGGCGATTTGCTCTCCCCTGTCATGTATGCCGCCCTTGAGGGCGGATACCTCTCACATTTCTGA
- the tpiA gene encoding triose-phosphate isomerase, with protein sequence MHKIIAANWKMYKNRMEAATTAAEISAGLPGVLPEGREVVVFPPATAIECVAQAFRGQKALTVGAQNFYPAPEGAFTGEVSVDMLRDVGAEWVLAGHSERRHIFGESDEMVARKAVFALSHGMKTMLCIGETLEEREQGHLYVVLERQLTAFFSSKPDAMADEALTGRFVIAYEPVWAIGTGRVAGPGEVREAHGVTRALLEKFMGETGKKLPVLYGGSVKPDNAGALIALDNVDGLLVGGASLEAQSFLQIIGA encoded by the coding sequence ATGCATAAAATCATTGCCGCCAACTGGAAAATGTATAAAAACCGCATGGAGGCTGCAACCACCGCCGCTGAAATATCTGCGGGCCTGCCTGGAGTCTTGCCGGAAGGGCGGGAAGTTGTCGTTTTTCCGCCAGCGACGGCCATTGAATGTGTGGCCCAGGCATTTCGCGGGCAAAAAGCCCTGACTGTGGGGGCGCAGAATTTTTATCCCGCGCCCGAAGGCGCGTTCACGGGGGAAGTTTCTGTAGACATGCTGCGGGATGTGGGTGCTGAATGGGTGCTTGCCGGACATTCCGAGCGGCGGCATATTTTTGGTGAAAGCGATGAGATGGTCGCACGCAAGGCAGTGTTTGCCTTAAGCCATGGCATGAAAACCATGCTCTGCATCGGTGAAACACTTGAAGAGCGTGAGCAGGGCCATTTGTATGTGGTGCTTGAACGTCAATTGACGGCCTTTTTTTCGTCAAAACCTGACGCCATGGCTGATGAGGCCCTTACCGGACGTTTTGTCATTGCCTACGAGCCCGTGTGGGCCATCGGCACCGGCAGGGTGGCTGGCCCTGGTGAAGTGCGTGAAGCACACGGCGTCACACGCGCCCTGCTTGAAAAATTTATGGGTGAAACCGGCAAAAAACTGCCCGTCCTGTATGGCGGCAGCGTCAAGCCAGACAATGCCGGAGCCCTTATTGCCCTTGACAACGTGGATGGTCTTTTGGTAGGAGGAGCGTCTTTAGAGGCGCAAAGCTTCCTACAAATTATCGGGGCCTGA
- a CDS encoding GAF domain-containing protein, translating to MSLLIDLAAKPHHHKTHSTMTENSLEKHILSIVCSVFDAYSVVLFLPDEEGEGHHLAASFSLGDKIGAKATVLPGKGLVGWIVRNRQPLLVPNFDQRQSNLGYYSGGEEAAIKAFMGCPVPTGGALCVDSKRQYSFSDKDHKILQMFAELVARQQGSKGRQDLTGNIPRYFVELGVIQDLRFRYKRWPQFLQNYLRIMVEATGFDYCAFASVDTPGETYCVEAESARLLLDGQEPLILPMGSGITGWVFHNDQPVVAEGVEGAPSTVLFGKLPDMPDFQAAICMPVVVNKSTRGVLCLAHTQPRQIDESMRSFVRQAVDHLALFLENLYLKVRLRTMLPRARVHSDGPQVYDPDSAPMPPQKEN from the coding sequence ATGAGCTTATTAATAGATTTGGCGGCCAAGCCGCATCACCATAAAACCCACAGCACCATGACTGAAAATTCTTTAGAAAAACATATACTCAGTATCGTTTGCAGCGTTTTTGACGCATACTCTGTTGTCTTGTTTTTGCCCGACGAAGAGGGGGAGGGGCACCACCTCGCCGCTTCCTTCAGCCTTGGCGACAAAATCGGGGCAAAGGCCACAGTGCTGCCTGGCAAGGGGCTGGTGGGCTGGATTGTACGCAATCGCCAGCCGCTTCTTGTCCCCAACTTTGATCAGCGCCAGAGCAACCTTGGCTACTATTCCGGTGGTGAAGAGGCCGCCATCAAGGCCTTCATGGGTTGCCCCGTGCCGACCGGAGGGGCGTTATGCGTTGACAGCAAAAGACAGTATTCTTTTTCTGACAAAGACCACAAGATATTACAGATGTTTGCAGAGCTGGTGGCGCGCCAGCAGGGCAGCAAGGGCCGCCAGGATCTGACGGGCAATATTCCACGCTACTTTGTGGAACTGGGCGTCATCCAGGATCTGCGCTTTCGCTATAAGCGCTGGCCGCAATTTTTACAGAATTATCTGCGCATCATGGTCGAGGCTACGGGCTTTGACTACTGCGCCTTTGCCTCGGTGGATACCCCTGGCGAAACATATTGCGTGGAAGCTGAATCAGCGCGGCTTCTTCTTGACGGGCAGGAACCCCTCATCTTGCCTATGGGCAGCGGCATAACCGGCTGGGTTTTTCACAACGATCAACCTGTGGTGGCCGAAGGGGTAGAGGGCGCGCCCTCCACTGTTTTATTCGGCAAGCTCCCTGATATGCCGGACTTTCAAGCCGCCATTTGCATGCCTGTTGTGGTCAACAAAAGTACACGCGGCGTTTTGTGCCTGGCCCACACGCAGCCCAGGCAGATTGATGAGTCCATGCGCAGTTTTGTGCGTCAGGCCGTAGACCATCTGGCGCTGTTTCTTGAAAATCTGTACCTCAAGGTGCGTTTGCGCACCATGCTGCCCCGAGCCAGGGTGCACAGCGATGGCCCCCAGGTATATGATCCGGACAGTGCCCCCATGCCACCTCAAAAAGAAAATTAA
- a CDS encoding replication-associated recombination protein A — protein sequence MTVNKPLPERMRPDDLALFLGQTHLGGRLHSLMQAPRLPSLLFFGPPGCGKSTLALLLAKSTGKKFLRLSAPEAGLQHLRRSLSGVDILVLDELHRFSKAQQDFFLPLVESGELTLLATTTENPSFSVTRQLLSRLHVLRLRPLGRPELMELAKRGAADLQMNMSEELADLLSGASHGDARTLLNLVEYVSALPADLQELEHIKAALPEVLVRHDKDGDNHYELASALIKSIRGSDVDAALYYLACLLEGGEDPRFICRRLILSASEDVGLADPAALSLAVSCQQAVEFVGMPEGFIPLAETVTYLAMARKSNASYAAYLNAQREIKLNGPRPVPLHLRNPSTQLQKEWGYGKEYKYPHNYPDSWVDQSYLPQGLEGRRFYQPRDNGEEPRLSQWWRKIHKIKKTED from the coding sequence ATGACCGTCAACAAACCCCTGCCGGAGCGCATGCGCCCGGATGATCTGGCGCTCTTTCTGGGTCAGACGCATCTTGGCGGACGCCTGCATTCTCTCATGCAGGCCCCGCGTCTGCCAAGCCTGCTTTTTTTCGGCCCTCCGGGCTGCGGTAAATCCACGTTGGCCCTGCTGCTGGCAAAATCCACAGGCAAAAAATTTTTGCGGCTCAGCGCGCCTGAGGCGGGTTTGCAGCATTTGCGCCGTTCGCTTTCTGGCGTGGACATTCTTGTTCTTGATGAGCTGCACCGTTTTTCCAAGGCGCAGCAAGACTTTTTTTTGCCTCTGGTAGAGTCGGGCGAGCTTACCCTGCTGGCTACGACCACCGAAAATCCTTCTTTCAGCGTCACGCGCCAGTTGCTTTCACGGCTTCATGTGCTGCGGCTACGCCCCCTGGGACGCCCTGAACTCATGGAACTGGCCAAGCGCGGCGCTGCCGACCTTCAGATGAACATGTCTGAAGAACTGGCGGATTTGCTGTCGGGCGCGTCGCACGGTGATGCCCGCACCTTGCTGAACCTTGTGGAGTATGTGTCCGCCCTGCCCGCTGATCTGCAAGAACTTGAGCATATTAAGGCCGCGCTGCCCGAAGTGCTGGTTCGGCACGACAAGGACGGCGACAACCACTACGAGCTTGCCTCGGCGCTTATCAAATCCATTCGGGGCAGTGATGTTGACGCGGCCCTGTATTATCTGGCCTGCCTGCTTGAGGGCGGCGAAGACCCGCGTTTTATCTGCCGTCGGCTCATTCTGTCGGCTTCGGAGGATGTGGGGTTGGCTGATCCCGCTGCCCTGTCGCTGGCGGTTTCGTGCCAGCAGGCTGTGGAATTTGTAGGCATGCCCGAGGGGTTTATTCCCCTGGCTGAAACCGTGACGTATCTGGCCATGGCCCGCAAGAGCAATGCCTCATACGCGGCCTACCTCAATGCCCAGCGTGAAATCAAGCTCAATGGCCCGCGCCCGGTGCCGCTCCACCTGCGCAATCCCTCTACCCAACTGCAAAAGGAATGGGGCTACGGCAAGGAATACAAGTATCCCCACAACTACCCGGATTCCTGGGTCGATCAGTCCTACCTGCCTCAGGGCCTTGAAGGACGCCGTTTCTATCAGCCACGCGATAATGGTGAAGAACCTCGTCTCTCACAGTGGTGGCGCAAGATTCACAAAATCAAAAAAACGGAAGACTAG
- a CDS encoding inositol monophosphatase family protein, which translates to MIDASSILKNCVDIVLQSGEIIREHWELPSNVRHKGSIDLVTQTDLAVEAFLKEKLANLVPGACFLAEESSRDDEAPDELCWIIDPVDGTTNFVHRIPQVGTSVALWHNGRVELGIVNVPMLHRCYWSARGHGAFCNDKPIAVSGVDCLNDALVGTGFPYDIATRLPEILERLALVLPMAQGVRRIGAASIDLAYVASGKLDIFYEAGLKPWDFAAGMLLVEEAGGRVSNLNGDLLHFGEPLLASNGRLHALAVDLLSPTT; encoded by the coding sequence ATGATTGATGCCAGTTCCATACTCAAAAACTGCGTGGACATTGTCCTGCAAAGCGGTGAGATCATACGCGAACACTGGGAGTTGCCCAGTAACGTGCGCCACAAGGGCAGCATTGACCTGGTCACCCAGACCGACCTGGCCGTAGAGGCGTTTTTAAAGGAAAAACTGGCGAACCTCGTGCCCGGCGCGTGTTTTCTTGCCGAGGAAAGCAGCCGGGACGACGAAGCGCCTGACGAGCTTTGCTGGATCATCGATCCTGTGGACGGCACCACCAACTTTGTGCATCGCATTCCACAGGTGGGCACGTCAGTGGCCCTGTGGCACAACGGACGTGTTGAGCTTGGCATTGTCAATGTGCCCATGCTGCATCGCTGCTACTGGTCGGCCCGTGGTCACGGAGCCTTTTGCAATGACAAGCCCATTGCCGTGAGTGGTGTGGACTGTCTCAATGACGCTCTGGTGGGCACAGGTTTTCCCTATGACATCGCCACCCGGCTGCCGGAAATACTAGAACGCCTTGCCCTGGTTTTACCCATGGCGCAAGGTGTGCGGCGCATTGGCGCGGCCTCCATTGATCTGGCATACGTCGCCAGCGGAAAGCTGGATATTTTTTATGAAGCCGGGCTCAAGCCGTGGGACTTTGCGGCGGGCATGCTGCTTGTGGAAGAGGCTGGAGGGCGCGTCAGCAACCTGAACGGCGATCTCCTGCATTTTGGCGAACCCCTGCTTGCGAGCAACGGGCGTTTGCACGCCCTGGCCGTCGATTTGCTGAGCCCCACGACCTGA
- a CDS encoding 16S rRNA (uracil(1498)-N(3))-methyltransferase, which translates to MSLALFYLPPEHWGHEVCLDGQEARHLSQVLRIAPGSEVGLLDGRGRLGRFVVLKAGKKTVNLECRSEEFLPQPEARAVVALAYSKAVRRGFFMEKAVELGAAGIWLWQGDHSQGKLSAAAQEACQGQLVAGAKQCGNPWLPEVCVLGGGVDDLVRQAAEADYRILPWEAQDAVPMLSPTMAGQRGLTVYVIGPEGGFSQRELALLTKSGFCAVSLGTRVLRCETAATLCLGIHWWASQLPEAPPHEAERS; encoded by the coding sequence ATGAGTTTGGCGTTATTTTATCTGCCTCCGGAACACTGGGGGCATGAGGTTTGTCTTGATGGCCAGGAGGCCCGTCATCTGAGTCAGGTTTTGCGCATTGCCCCCGGCAGCGAAGTTGGGCTTCTTGATGGCCGGGGCCGTCTTGGCCGTTTTGTGGTGCTGAAGGCCGGAAAAAAAACCGTGAACCTTGAGTGCAGAAGCGAAGAATTTTTGCCGCAGCCTGAAGCTCGCGCCGTGGTTGCCCTTGCCTACAGCAAGGCCGTACGCCGTGGATTTTTTATGGAAAAAGCCGTGGAACTCGGCGCAGCCGGCATATGGCTGTGGCAAGGCGATCACAGTCAGGGCAAACTTTCCGCGGCAGCACAGGAAGCGTGCCAGGGGCAGCTTGTTGCTGGCGCCAAACAGTGCGGCAATCCCTGGTTGCCGGAGGTTTGCGTGCTCGGCGGCGGGGTGGACGATCTGGTCAGGCAGGCGGCCGAAGCCGACTACCGCATTCTGCCATGGGAAGCGCAGGACGCCGTCCCCATGCTTTCCCCAACCATGGCGGGGCAGCGCGGTTTGACAGTTTATGTCATTGGCCCTGAGGGCGGTTTTTCACAGCGTGAGCTTGCCTTGCTCACGAAGTCCGGTTTTTGCGCTGTGAGCCTGGGCACGCGGGTGCTTCGCTGCGAAACGGCCGCAACCCTCTGCCTTGGCATACACTGGTGGGCTTCGCAATTGCCGGAGGCTCCACCGCACGAGGCGGAACGGTCATGA
- a CDS encoding rod shape-determining protein, whose amino-acid sequence MLLRRFFRFLSKDIAMDLGTANTLLYTRAHGIVVNEPSVVALDAHSGKVLAVGAAAKEYIGRTPQRIRAVRPMKDGVIADFDVTRAMISYFVRKAITGLRLVKPSMSICIPTGITQVEKRAVIDAAMLAGAADISMIEEPMAAAIGADLPIHEPLGNLVLDIGGGTSEVAVITLSGVANTQSVRIAGDAMNLAVQRFMRDAFRMEVGDNTAENVKKIIGSAMPIPNAPILEVSGKDMVRGGPRVVKVTEAHVREALREPVQAILEVVLRALEKTPPELAADIYRNGMLMAGGGSLLKGLDEYIARETRLKVFVDKDPLTTVLRGTAKAMLDRETYRSVFIN is encoded by the coding sequence ATGTTGCTGCGGCGCTTTTTCCGTTTTCTGTCGAAAGACATAGCCATGGATCTTGGCACCGCCAACACCCTGCTTTACACCAGGGCGCACGGCATTGTCGTCAATGAACCGTCAGTGGTCGCCCTGGACGCGCATTCCGGCAAAGTCCTTGCCGTGGGAGCCGCCGCAAAAGAATACATAGGGCGGACACCTCAGCGTATCCGCGCGGTTCGCCCCATGAAGGACGGCGTCATCGCCGACTTTGACGTCACTCGCGCCATGATTTCCTACTTTGTGCGCAAGGCCATCACGGGGCTTCGTCTGGTCAAGCCTTCCATGTCCATCTGCATCCCCACCGGTATTACCCAGGTTGAAAAAAGGGCTGTCATTGACGCGGCCATGCTGGCCGGAGCGGCAGACATCTCCATGATCGAAGAGCCGATGGCTGCCGCCATAGGGGCTGATTTACCCATCCACGAACCCCTGGGCAATCTTGTCCTGGACATAGGCGGCGGCACCAGCGAGGTGGCTGTCATTACCCTGTCCGGCGTTGCCAATACCCAGTCGGTACGCATAGCGGGCGACGCCATGAATCTGGCCGTACAGCGCTTCATGCGTGATGCTTTTCGCATGGAAGTAGGGGACAATACTGCTGAAAACGTGAAAAAGATTATCGGCTCGGCCATGCCCATACCTAATGCCCCCATCCTTGAGGTTTCGGGCAAGGATATGGTTCGCGGCGGCCCCCGAGTGGTCAAGGTGACAGAAGCGCATGTTCGTGAAGCCTTGCGTGAGCCGGTGCAGGCCATTCTTGAGGTAGTCTTGCGCGCGCTGGAAAAAACGCCGCCCGAACTTGCCGCAGACATTTACCGCAACGGCATGCTCATGGCTGGTGGAGGCTCACTGCTCAAGGGCCTTGACGAATATATCGCCAGAGAAACCCGCCTCAAGGTTTTTGTTGATAAAGATCCGCTTACCACAGTGTTGCGCGGCACAGCCAAAGCCATGCTTGACCGCGAAACGTACCGCTCCGTTTTTATCAACTAG